A window of Nomascus leucogenys isolate Asia chromosome X, Asia_NLE_v1, whole genome shotgun sequence contains these coding sequences:
- the SNX12 gene encoding sorting nexin-12, producing MSDTAVADTRRLNSKPQDLTDAYGPPSNFLEIDIFNPQTVGVGRARFTTYEVRMRTNLPIFKLKESCVRRRYSDFEWLKNELERDSKIVVPPLPGKALKRQLPFRGDEGIFEESFIEERRQGLEQFINKIAGHPLAQNERCLHMFLQEEAIDRNYVPGKVRQ from the exons ATGTCGGACACGGCAGTAGCTGACACCCGGCGCCTTAACTCGAAGCCGCAGGACCTGACCGACGCTTACGGGCCGCCAAGTAACTTCCTGGAGATCGACATCTTTAATCCTCAGACGGTGGGCGTGGGACGCGCGCGCTTCACCACCTATGAGGTTCGCATGCGG ACAAACCTACCTATCTTCAAGCTAAAAGAGTCCTGTGTACGGCGGCGCTACAGTGACTTTGAGTGGCTGAAAAATGAGCTGGAGAGAGATAGCAAG ATTGTAGTACCACCACTGCCTGGGAAAGCCTTGAAGCGGCAGCTCCCTTTCCGAGGAGATGAAGGGATCTTTGAAGAGTCTTTCATCGAAGAAAGGAGGCAGGGCCTCGAGCAGTTTATTAACAA AATTGCTGGGCACCCATTGGCTCAGAATGAACGCTGCCTACACATGTTCCTGCAGGAGGAGGCAATTGACAGGAACTACGTCCCGGGGAAGGTGCGCCAGTAG